Proteins found in one Serratia plymuthica genomic segment:
- the acpP gene encoding acyl carrier protein has protein sequence MSTIEERVKKIIVEQLGVKQEEVLNNASFVEDLGADSLDTVELVMALEEEFDTEIPDEEAEKITTVQAAIDFINASQQ, from the coding sequence ATGAGCACTATCGAAGAACGCGTTAAGAAAATCATTGTTGAGCAACTGGGTGTTAAACAGGAAGAGGTTTTAAATAACGCTTCTTTCGTTGAAGATCTGGGCGCTGATTCTCTTGACACCGTTGAACTGGTAATGGCACTGGAAGAAGAATTCGATACTGAGATTCCAGACGAAGAAGCTGAGAAAATCACTACTGTTCAGGCAGCTATTGATTTCATCAACGCTAGCCAGCAGTAA